In Carassius auratus strain Wakin chromosome 48, ASM336829v1, whole genome shotgun sequence, the genomic window ATGGGTTTGAATCTTGGCGCAGTTTGGCAGAACAGCTCAGGCAGGACCTGGCCAGTATTATCCTCATGTCCGAGGCAGATCTACAGGTCTGTGTGATTCTGGCTTattggctttttattttattttgcgaTATATCTGActattttaatttacatgtatGATTATAGTGTGTAAACAGCCAGTGTTGTACTGTGTTTTTTAGAGAATAATTGGATAAATGTGTGTTACAGAGTTTGATCGATGTGCCGTGCTCAGATCTGGCTGCAGCATTGGACTTCTCACAGCAGAAAACCCAGGTCCTACAGGACACGCTGCAGACAATGCTGGACCGCAGGGAAGAAGAGAGACAGTCCAAAGAGTTACTGAGGCTCTATTTAAAAGCCATGGAGCGAGAAGGCACATGGAACCCAAGAAGAAAGTAGGAATATATTTCAAATACCAGCAATACAAAAAAATTCCTAAATAAAGTCACAAGTTATTTAATGGAATAGTTCCatactttcttttctttataGAACTTCAAAATATTTATCACATTTCTTGCTCATCAATTGATCCTCTTttagtaaatgggtgccgtcagattgaaagttcaaacagctgataaaaacatcacaataatccaaagtGATCCACACAACTACAATCCATCAGCATGTCTGTAAGAAATAAATTcaccattaaggcattttaactttaaaaccatAGTTTCTTACAAGAATACCGGcctgtaattaagaaaaaaagtttcagacagtgaaaaagtccatcccctgttgttaTCTCATAAAatacaccaacatatttgtttagaaccatTTTGGTTTGTGCTTATTTCTCTCCAGATTTAAATGAGAAGtctatttttaatgtataaagcAGTTTTATGGATAGAACACTCCTATTTTACCCAgtagcaacagtttaaagttaaaaatatcttaataatacatttgtttataacaaacatgcagcttttaaaTTCACAAGAAGTTAATTGGtgagctggagttgtgtggattactggattattttgatgtttttatcattacctcattctgacggcacccattcactgcagaggatccattgatgagcaagtgatgtaattgcATAAAGTTATTCAAATCTGTTTGATAAGGAAACAAATTTATCTACATCTTGGTTGGCCTCAGGGCatgtacatttttagcaaattttattttttggtgaactattcctttaatgttgcTTTGACTCTGCTCCCACTAGATGGCATCGCAGAGCCATTTCTAAGttctaagtttattttattagtacTTGGTGGAATGAAGAAAAGGAGCAGCTTGGATGATCAACAGCTTATCTGTTGCTGTGACAGGCCTAATCTTTCCAGTGCTTTCAGGATGTTAACCACTGTCATTGCTGCAGGCGCTAGACTGGATGAGACAGATGGGGTGCAGGTGGAGGCCGCAGCAGGGTTCAGCTCCACAACGCTGATGCTCCTGAAGGACAAAAAATACCCAGAGACCAGACTGTCCAATGAAGAGCTACAGGTATGACTTCTGACAGTGTTATAAATCCTCCCACAATTTCTTAAGAAGAGAGTAAAAACGAAGCATTTTAATTCTTAGTGGAATTCAATATGAACGTCATTCAAAGTCTGTTCTACCTTCCtataatacaacatttaatacaaaaaataataaaaaaataaaaaaaataatttaaaaataatatttatatatataatatatatatatatatatatataaatgtattgtaaaacCCTAAAAgcttattacattatattataaaaaagtaaatgtattataaaaacagGTTTATTTTTGCGTTTTTGGTTAAGAGCATATGGTTAGTACTATTGTCTCATATGGGTGTATTTTTTATGCAGATGGTGGCGGAGCGTGGAGTGAAGGTCATGATGGAGGTGTTGGGCTGGGACGGTGAAAGGACATCAGCACTGGTCCAGGCATGTGAAAGTGAGCTCAGTAAACGCCTGCAGCGAGTTCAAGCCCTGCAATCCCTCAGTGCTCAAAATCAGTCTGCTTCACAAccacacactgagagagagacgCGAGCCAAacgcaaaaaacacacacactgacaaccCTCTATATTTGTGGACTGCTTCGTTACAttccatatttaaaatattttatgcaaacaGTGTTTTTCCGATTTTTGGATAGTCATTGTTTTGATAATAGTATAGCGTATAAAAATGCCAACGCATAATACAAGTGGTTATGTTTGTAAACAAGGAAAACATACACACTGGTGCTCATTTTGATTTAGATTTCTTTATCTGTTGCCTGTAAAGTCGAGCTTTCATTCGGGGCATCTTATACTGTGTCATTTAAAAGTTAAttagtgaaagaaaaaaatttaaaaagcaagTTTATGTtttagggaaaatgtaatgttataattACAGTACTTCAGAAAGGAGGTAAATGGTTCATTATTGATTGTACCAGATACCTGTAGTATATGCTGGCAGATATGAATTTTAATACCTATTTGAAGCATTTAATGATATTCcttaaaaaagtaatgtattacCATTCTATTACAAGGTTCCCTTAATGTGTCAAATTGGAAATGTTAGCAATCTAGCCCGTGGGcagcacaattattattattattttttttttgtgaaacttttTGCAGCACTTGTTGAAACTTCAaatgatacaaaataatatttttagacttaaaagattttgacatttttagGCATTAATATAAATTGAGTTGCATAAttgaatggaaaaaataatatttcatcttGTCAGGAAGTATTGAGTATGGTAATGTATGTAGATCAAACTTCAATATGTTAATAAACTAATGAAGAGGCCTGTTGGTCTGTTCCTTTTCACCACTATTGTCTTGTTAAAACCTGTTAAAAGCATCTATTTCTGTGCAGATGTAGTTCTACCTTATGTTGTAATGAGCATGTGTATGCTTTGATTGGTGTTGGGTGGGTTTGTGAAGCCAGTCTTAGTGCTGTTTTGTGGCTGTGATGTACTAttgatttgaatttttgaattgTGACCATTGTTAGACTATATGCTAATGATCAGAATATCACTTCAACAGGATGTAAAGGTGTTCCTGGGGAATTCATTAGACTGGTATTACATATGCAGTCCCCAACTAAATGTTCTAATAATAGGCTTCCTGTCTTGAAATCCTTAACAGAtgattttactatttttttcccctcagtattAAAACAGTCATTTCTTTATTCTGATCATGTTTACCTTATAATTTTGATAGGTAAGTAATTATTACGGACTTATTTTTCTGTTATTAATAAT contains:
- the LOC113065282 gene encoding DNA fragmentation factor subunit alpha-like produces the protein MTYPFSPQCLCGEALGFSPSASVSVVLEDDGTIVEDEAYFMCLPANTKFMLLHANEIWMHQGTAQPCRKCTVLEVDGKDTVDGFESWRSLAEQLRQDLASIILMSEADLQSLIDVPCSDLAAALDFSQQKTQVLQDTLQTMLDRREEERQSKELLRLYLKAMEREGTWNPRRKSARLDETDGVQVEAAAGFSSTTLMLLKDKKYPETRLSNEELQMVAERGVKVMMEVLGWDGERTSALVQACESELSKRLQRVQALQSLSAQNQSASQPHTERETRAKRKKHTH